The Paenibacillus sp. MBLB1832 genome has a window encoding:
- a CDS encoding alanine racemase, which produces MTGTYAYYKQLFKDVPKPFAFVDLDMLDANIKAIAKEAGRKKVRVASKSVRCPEVLRRILAADDVYQGIMCYTASEAAFLVRQGFDDLLLGYPQWHAEALLEVFSLLREGKTITCMVDCMEHLDQIEGLAAEMQVVVPLCIDIDMSTDFPGLHFGVYRSPLTRWEQVRPLAERIAMAKWLRLAGIMGYEAQIAGVGDQVPGHAAWFFYR; this is translated from the coding sequence ATGACAGGAACCTATGCGTACTATAAACAACTATTCAAGGATGTTCCGAAACCATTTGCATTCGTCGATTTGGATATGCTTGACGCGAATATCAAGGCAATTGCGAAGGAAGCTGGCAGGAAAAAGGTGCGGGTGGCGAGCAAATCGGTTCGCTGCCCCGAGGTGCTTCGTCGTATTTTAGCAGCAGATGATGTGTATCAGGGGATTATGTGTTACACGGCGTCCGAGGCTGCCTTTTTGGTGCGACAAGGATTTGATGATTTGCTGCTGGGCTATCCGCAATGGCATGCAGAGGCGTTGTTGGAAGTTTTTTCACTGCTCCGTGAAGGCAAAACAATTACGTGCATGGTCGATTGTATGGAGCATCTGGATCAGATCGAGGGGCTTGCAGCCGAGATGCAGGTTGTCGTGCCACTTTGTATCGATATCGATATGTCGACCGACTTTCCAGGGCTGCATTTTGGTGTGTATCGATCGCCGTTGACACGCTGGGAGCAGGTACGCCCACTAGCTGAGCGTATTGCGATGGCCAAATGGCTGCGACTCGCCGGCATCATGGGCTACGAAGCACAAATTGCCGGCGTTGGCGATCAGGTGCCTGGGCACGCGGCGTGGTTCTTCTATCGCTAG
- a CDS encoding putative bifunctional diguanylate cyclase/phosphodiesterase: MPIPAEPQLDLNLLHHMLDEIEDSIYIMQVHGTEITYYFVNVAATRFSGITMNRVGKSFYDVHSIKMANYLYNKYARVVHEGRTIRYEDGFVMPNGMVSGESILTPIRDEHGNITHIFTITRDITERKQHETTLYNYAYQDDLSNLYNRRYLLEYVTEPSTIYLLDLDFFKNINDTFGHQAGDKVLVEVACRLIEIFGESRYALIRLGGDEFVVVDSEANDNIQEVADQLIGLFQEPFLVNEHTLRVSVSIGVAQRKQDENIQLLLKHADIALYRAKGAGRKSFHLYEATSRYDHVENFMNELALSKAIEKNELQLHYQLIYNPSADEVVGAEALLRWQHGQTFKMEPSEFIPVAEETGLIVPIGYWVIRQACRDWHHLVNEYGSSFKISVNISRIQLNEESFVARVLAILRAEGVQPTAMELEVTESTTLHSLQEVQLNLAKLREAGFTIALDDFGTGYSSLSMLTQLPIDKLKIDRSFISEGNLPLISAILAMANALQLTVVAEGVETREQFHLMSEMQCWGIQGYYLNVPMPYMELPTLAEISFK, encoded by the coding sequence ATGCCAATTCCTGCGGAACCACAACTCGATTTGAATTTACTACACCACATGCTGGATGAAATTGAAGACTCTATTTATATCATGCAAGTCCATGGTACGGAAATTACCTATTATTTCGTCAATGTTGCTGCTACCCGATTCAGCGGTATAACGATGAACCGTGTTGGGAAATCATTCTATGATGTTCATTCGATCAAGATGGCGAATTATTTATATAACAAGTATGCGCGAGTTGTACATGAAGGCCGGACGATTCGGTATGAGGATGGATTCGTGATGCCGAACGGCATGGTAAGCGGAGAAAGTATCCTGACACCGATTCGAGATGAGCATGGCAACATTACGCATATTTTTACGATTACACGCGATATTACGGAACGTAAACAACATGAAACGACCCTATACAATTATGCATATCAGGACGATCTTAGCAATTTGTATAACCGCAGATATCTCTTGGAATATGTCACGGAGCCTTCGACGATCTACTTGCTGGACCTCGATTTCTTCAAAAATATTAATGATACATTCGGTCATCAGGCTGGCGATAAGGTACTCGTTGAGGTGGCTTGCCGCTTAATTGAAATTTTCGGAGAAAGTCGCTATGCGTTGATTCGACTAGGCGGAGATGAATTCGTCGTTGTCGATTCCGAGGCAAATGACAACATTCAAGAAGTTGCGGATCAGCTCATTGGTCTCTTCCAAGAGCCGTTTCTTGTGAATGAGCACACATTAAGAGTGAGTGTGAGCATCGGTGTCGCCCAACGCAAGCAAGATGAAAACATTCAGCTGTTGTTGAAACATGCTGACATTGCGCTGTACAGGGCCAAGGGTGCTGGCCGGAAAAGCTTTCATCTCTATGAAGCTACCTCCCGCTACGATCATGTGGAAAACTTCATGAATGAGCTAGCTCTATCCAAAGCGATTGAGAAAAACGAATTACAATTGCATTATCAATTGATTTATAACCCAAGCGCAGACGAAGTCGTCGGTGCAGAAGCGCTTCTTCGCTGGCAGCATGGGCAAACGTTTAAAATGGAACCGTCGGAATTCATCCCTGTTGCGGAAGAAACTGGACTCATTGTGCCCATCGGTTATTGGGTCATTCGGCAAGCCTGCAGAGATTGGCACCATCTGGTGAATGAGTATGGCTCCTCATTTAAAATCTCGGTGAACATCTCACGCATTCAGCTTAATGAAGAGAGCTTTGTTGCGCGTGTGTTGGCGATCTTACGGGCGGAAGGTGTACAACCTACCGCGATGGAGTTGGAAGTGACGGAGAGTACGACGCTGCATTCACTTCAGGAAGTACAACTAAATCTCGCCAAGCTGCGCGAGGCAGGGTTTACGATTGCGTTGGATGATTTTGGGACGGGATATTCCTCCTTAAGCATGCTGACCCAACTCCCGATCGATAAGCTCAAAATCGACAGGAGCTTTATTAGCGAAGGCAATCTACCATTGATCTCTGCGATTCTGGCCATGGCGAATGCTTTGCAGCTCACGGTTGTCGCGGAAGGTGTTGAAACGCGGGAACAATTTCACTTGATGTCGGAAATGCAGTGCTGGGGCATTCAAGGGTACTATCTGAACGTGCCCATGCCGTATATGGAACTGCCAACGCTGGCCGAAATTTCATTTAAATAG
- a CDS encoding Gfo/Idh/MocA family protein, translated as MSLNKIRIGVIGAGSISDMHFASYTKQDNAEIVAVCDLNQERAAGKAETYKIPNVYTDYKELLANPEVDAVSICTWNNTHAEISIAALYAGKHVLVEKPLCKSVEEAQRIQDAVRETGKILQVGFVRRYDTNAQLVKHFIDHGQLGEIYYAKASCLRRLGNPGGWFSDVERSGGGPLIDIGVHVIDVCWYLMGRPKPVAVSGHTYNKLGNRSNVQNLSFYKAADYDAERNTVEDLANVLIRFENGASLMVDVSFTLHAKKDEIVVKLYGDKGGVELEPEIVFVTEVLDTITNVTPQVNKKSIDIHGAFQNEINHFVSCCQTGETPISPVEDGLEMMKILCGIYESAAKGQEIRL; from the coding sequence ATGAGTTTGAATAAAATAAGAATTGGTGTTATCGGTGCTGGATCCATTTCGGACATGCATTTTGCGTCTTATACGAAACAAGACAACGCTGAAATCGTGGCGGTGTGTGACCTTAATCAGGAACGAGCAGCTGGGAAAGCGGAGACATATAAGATCCCTAACGTTTATACCGATTATAAAGAGTTATTGGCTAATCCAGAGGTGGATGCGGTCAGTATTTGTACATGGAATAATACCCATGCGGAGATCAGTATTGCTGCGTTATATGCAGGTAAGCACGTGCTTGTGGAGAAGCCGCTATGTAAATCTGTGGAGGAAGCACAGCGTATTCAAGACGCGGTTCGTGAGACGGGTAAAATTTTGCAAGTAGGATTTGTAAGAAGATACGATACGAATGCCCAGCTTGTGAAGCATTTCATCGATCATGGCCAATTAGGTGAGATTTATTACGCCAAAGCGTCCTGCTTGCGTCGTTTAGGTAACCCTGGCGGTTGGTTCTCAGATGTTGAACGTTCAGGCGGCGGTCCGTTAATTGATATCGGCGTCCATGTCATTGATGTGTGCTGGTATTTGATGGGTAGACCTAAACCAGTTGCGGTTAGCGGTCATACGTACAACAAGCTGGGGAATCGCTCCAATGTGCAAAATCTTTCTTTTTACAAAGCTGCCGATTATGATGCCGAACGCAATACGGTCGAAGACTTGGCGAATGTATTGATTCGTTTCGAGAATGGTGCTTCCCTCATGGTGGACGTCAGTTTCACGCTGCATGCCAAGAAGGATGAAATCGTTGTCAAGTTGTATGGTGACAAAGGCGGCGTTGAGCTAGAGCCAGAAATTGTTTTCGTTACCGAAGTTTTGGACACGATTACGAATGTGACACCGCAAGTGAATAAAAAATCGATTGACATCCATGGCGCTTTTCAAAATGAAATCAATCACTTCGTCTCCTGTTGTCAAACTGGTGAAACGCCTATCAGTCCTGTTGAGGATGGCCTCGAGATGATGAAAATTCTTTGCGGGATTTATGAATCAGCCGCGAAGGGACAAGAAATCAGATTATAG
- a CDS encoding SGNH/GDSL hydrolase family protein: protein MATWIEQGDIVLFQGDSITDAGRIRENANDLGKGYALMAAAQFSAKYPEKGVTFFNRGISGNRVPDLQERWQQDCLDLKPKVVSIYIGINDTWRRFDRNDATSTEKFREGYRQLLDTTANTGAKLLLIEPFVLPVPEDRKLWREDLDPKITVVRELAREFGAKLLCLDGLFAQASTQADSAFWAPDGVHPSPAGHALIANAWLKVVGATD, encoded by the coding sequence ATGGCAACATGGATCGAGCAGGGCGATATCGTTTTATTCCAAGGTGACAGCATTACAGACGCAGGACGTATTCGCGAGAATGCGAATGATTTGGGGAAAGGCTATGCGCTGATGGCAGCGGCTCAGTTCTCGGCGAAATATCCAGAGAAAGGGGTAACGTTCTTCAATCGCGGAATTTCCGGCAACCGTGTACCTGATCTTCAGGAGCGCTGGCAGCAGGATTGTTTGGATTTAAAGCCTAAGGTTGTATCGATTTATATTGGTATTAATGATACATGGCGCAGATTTGACCGAAATGACGCTACCTCGACTGAGAAGTTCAGAGAGGGATACCGTCAATTGCTGGACACGACAGCTAATACAGGCGCTAAGCTGTTGCTGATTGAGCCATTTGTTCTTCCAGTACCGGAAGATCGCAAGCTGTGGCGTGAAGATTTGGATCCGAAAATTACTGTGGTTCGTGAATTGGCAAGAGAGTTCGGAGCCAAATTACTATGCTTGGATGGCTTGTTTGCACAAGCTTCTACGCAAGCTGACAGCGCTTTCTGGGCACCTGACGGCGTACATCCTTCACCAGCAGGGCATGCATTAATTGCAAATGCTTGGTTGAAGGTTGTCGGTGCAACAGATTAA
- a CDS encoding polysaccharide deacetylase family protein, translating to MRIRLDRFPQGVTKAVTLSYDDGKAHDRRLVHILNEHGLKASFHLNSGFFGKEGYISASEVKSLFHGHEVSAHTVDHPFLEQSPSDQIVRELSMDREALETLVGYPVRGMSYPFGSYSERVLSHLPGLGIEYARTTASHGGFHMPSDFLQWHPTCHHKQMLEQADAFLALQQRFSRMALLYVWGHSYEFEDDNNWEIMEQFGAKFKGRDDIWFATNAEIVAYMKAVESLRFSANCKIIHNPSAVSVWLSAEGETVEVPAGQIVQL from the coding sequence ATGCGTATTCGGTTGGATCGGTTTCCACAAGGCGTGACGAAAGCAGTAACATTGAGCTATGATGATGGGAAGGCGCACGACCGTAGGTTAGTGCATATACTGAATGAACACGGACTGAAGGCCTCTTTCCATTTGAATAGCGGTTTTTTTGGAAAAGAAGGCTATATTTCGGCGTCTGAAGTTAAGTCTCTTTTTCACGGTCATGAAGTGTCCGCCCACACGGTGGATCATCCGTTTCTGGAGCAGTCTCCTTCCGATCAAATCGTACGTGAGTTATCTATGGATAGGGAAGCGTTGGAAACGCTTGTCGGCTATCCCGTACGTGGAATGAGCTATCCATTCGGTTCTTACTCAGAACGTGTTCTTAGTCATCTTCCAGGACTAGGAATTGAATATGCAAGAACAACCGCCAGCCATGGTGGTTTCCATATGCCAAGTGATTTCCTGCAATGGCATCCAACTTGTCACCATAAGCAAATGCTGGAGCAGGCGGATGCTTTCCTCGCCTTGCAGCAACGGTTTTCCCGTATGGCTTTGCTGTATGTTTGGGGGCATAGCTACGAGTTCGAGGATGACAACAATTGGGAAATCATGGAACAATTCGGCGCGAAATTCAAAGGCAGAGATGATATCTGGTTCGCTACGAACGCCGAAATTGTTGCCTACATGAAAGCTGTGGAGAGCCTGCGTTTCTCAGCAAATTGTAAGATCATCCACAATCCGTCTGCAGTCTCAGTTTGGCTTAGTGCAGAAGGGGAAACCGTGGAAGTTCCAGCAGGACAAATCGTGCAATTATAA
- a CDS encoding aspartyl-phosphate phosphatase Spo0E family protein, producing MAQRYELEEKIEALRNELNLASQTYGLLSETVLKLSIDLDQLLNRYYDLSPKQIA from the coding sequence ATGGCGCAACGATATGAGTTGGAAGAGAAGATTGAAGCACTTCGCAATGAGCTGAATCTTGCTAGTCAAACATATGGCCTATTGTCTGAAACGGTATTGAAACTTTCTATCGATTTGGATCAACTTCTGAACAGGTATTATGATCTATCCCCAAAGCAAATAGCGTAA
- a CDS encoding phytanoyl-CoA dioxygenase family protein, with protein MITKGNPFSHSQYVEEGFSGPTQGLTLEESDRYYNLFFDTIEQNKYEPGPTKMNLSAWHQRHHWAYTLATHPSIVAAMKQILGDNLVLWAMHFWYKEPNNDKFIPWHQDINYWPMEPAINATAWVSLGWSIRENGCLRVIPGTHKSIVEHVSTGTDASAFEQGLPPESIDESKAIDLEMSPGQMAFFNEATFHGSENNTSNIPRVAFSVRYTTPEVKFQIEQWGGDTTRIRTYLVSGEDTWKRNEDIKGIVPQA; from the coding sequence ATGATTACCAAAGGAAACCCATTCTCTCACTCGCAATACGTTGAAGAAGGCTTTAGCGGCCCGACGCAAGGTCTGACGCTGGAAGAATCTGATCGGTACTACAACCTATTTTTCGATACCATTGAACAAAATAAATACGAGCCTGGCCCTACCAAAATGAACTTATCCGCCTGGCATCAGCGTCATCATTGGGCCTATACGTTAGCTACGCATCCAAGTATTGTCGCTGCCATGAAGCAAATCCTTGGCGACAATTTGGTTCTGTGGGCTATGCATTTCTGGTACAAGGAACCGAATAACGATAAGTTCATCCCTTGGCACCAGGACATCAACTATTGGCCGATGGAGCCCGCAATCAATGCAACGGCATGGGTAAGCTTGGGCTGGTCCATCCGCGAGAACGGCTGCTTGCGCGTCATCCCAGGTACGCACAAATCGATCGTGGAACATGTCTCAACGGGAACAGACGCCAGCGCCTTCGAGCAAGGGTTGCCACCTGAGTCGATTGACGAATCCAAAGCGATTGACTTGGAAATGTCACCTGGCCAAATGGCCTTTTTTAACGAAGCAACCTTTCATGGGTCTGAAAATAATACCTCAAATATTCCGCGTGTTGCGTTCTCTGTACGGTACACGACGCCTGAAGTTAAATTTCAGATTGAGCAATGGGGCGGCGATACAACCCGCATTCGGACCTATCTCGTAAGTGGGGAGGATACGTGGAAGCGCAATGAGGACATTAAAGGGATCGTGCCGCAGGCTTAA
- a CDS encoding aldehyde dehydrogenase has protein sequence MTISQIMEQHKTYYYTGATRGLDFRLTQLKKLRQAIIEHEKEIIQALRMDLNKGEKEAYAFEIGIVYQEISHAIKHLKGWMKPKKVKSPQTHTGSRSYIIPEPLGTALIIAPWNYPFMLAIDPLVGAIAAGNTVVLKPSELAPAVSSELSNLLRKTFDPQYVAVVEGGLEESRMLLEQPFDKIFFTGSVAVGKVVMEAAAKRLTRVTLELGGKSPCIVHHDAQVKLAAQRIAFGKFSNAGQTCVAPDYVLVHRSVKDKLLDELKRTVVSFYGEKPLNDPDYGKIVSRRHYERLRAFLQDGTIAFGGASDDQKLQIEPTVLDQITWAMPVMQEEIFGPILPVLTYDSLDDVVTMVNARPKPLAFYVFSEDKKVQDTLLERVPFGGGCVNDTLMHFGSSHLPVGGVGESGMGSYHGEMSFQVFSHMKSILKMTTRFDLPFRYPSSKIGLKIIRMLTKP, from the coding sequence ATGACGATAAGCCAAATCATGGAACAACACAAAACGTACTATTATACTGGCGCAACGCGAGGTCTCGATTTCCGCCTAACACAGCTTAAAAAGCTGCGACAAGCGATCATTGAGCATGAAAAGGAAATTATACAAGCGCTGCGCATGGACCTGAATAAAGGAGAGAAGGAAGCGTACGCGTTTGAGATCGGCATCGTGTATCAAGAAATTTCACACGCCATCAAGCATCTCAAGGGTTGGATGAAGCCGAAGAAAGTGAAATCTCCGCAAACGCATACTGGCAGCCGCAGCTATATTATCCCAGAACCGCTAGGCACGGCCCTGATCATTGCGCCATGGAACTATCCGTTTATGCTGGCGATTGATCCGCTCGTTGGTGCAATTGCGGCAGGCAATACGGTCGTGCTGAAACCCTCGGAACTGGCGCCAGCCGTATCAAGTGAGTTAAGCAATCTGCTGCGCAAAACGTTCGATCCGCAATACGTGGCCGTAGTGGAAGGCGGCTTGGAAGAGAGTCGAATGCTGCTGGAGCAGCCGTTTGACAAGATCTTTTTTACAGGAAGCGTAGCGGTTGGAAAAGTAGTGATGGAGGCAGCAGCAAAGCGGCTCACTCGCGTCACACTGGAGCTTGGCGGCAAGAGCCCGTGTATCGTCCATCACGATGCGCAAGTGAAACTTGCTGCGCAGCGTATTGCTTTCGGCAAATTCTCCAACGCAGGTCAGACCTGCGTCGCCCCAGATTATGTGCTCGTGCATCGCAGTGTGAAAGACAAGCTGCTGGATGAGCTTAAGCGAACTGTTGTTTCTTTCTATGGGGAAAAGCCGCTGAACGACCCCGATTATGGCAAAATCGTTTCCCGCCGTCATTACGAGCGATTGCGCGCGTTTTTACAGGATGGAACGATCGCTTTCGGAGGGGCGTCAGATGATCAGAAGCTGCAGATCGAACCGACGGTACTTGACCAGATCACATGGGCGATGCCCGTCATGCAGGAGGAGATTTTCGGACCTATTCTTCCTGTGCTGACCTATGACAGCCTGGATGACGTCGTCACGATGGTGAATGCCCGGCCGAAGCCATTGGCGTTCTATGTGTTTTCGGAAGATAAAAAGGTGCAGGACACTTTGTTGGAGCGCGTTCCGTTCGGCGGCGGCTGTGTGAATGATACGTTGATGCATTTTGGTTCCTCGCATTTGCCTGTCGGCGGTGTCGGTGAGAGTGGAATGGGGAGCTACCATGGTGAGATGAGCTTTCAGGTGTTCTCGCATATGAAAAGTATTCTGAAGATGACGACGAGGTTCGATCTCCCTTTTCGCTATCCGTCTAGTAAAATCGGGTTGAAAATTATTCGCATGTTGACGAAGCCCTAG
- a CDS encoding AraC family transcriptional regulator, with protein MNSFQLLIEALAVRFLHITHYELDYRWQQSQRTLRHSVLWFVQQGSFQLEINQVSFRCKEGHILILPGDCVISSHAISDQIKLVSINFDAHISFVSHQSWAQLLNVPLLLEGDSIPIQSILTEMLGHARDTAPFVYLLQQSCLLRILYELLRKGITDDTSGAYSQLDKRIHMIIHYLHAHPNRMPEMKELAELVQLSESHVRKLFIKQTGQAPLHFVHHIKIEQAKKQLASTVKAISQISYELGIDNANYFSRLFKAKTGLTPLQYRQQYGLWLNE; from the coding sequence GTGAATTCATTTCAACTCTTAATTGAAGCGTTGGCCGTTCGCTTTCTTCATATCACCCACTATGAATTGGACTATCGGTGGCAGCAAAGCCAGCGCACACTGCGACATTCCGTCTTGTGGTTCGTGCAACAAGGAAGCTTCCAGCTGGAGATCAATCAAGTATCCTTTCGCTGTAAAGAAGGGCACATTCTGATTTTGCCTGGAGATTGCGTCATTTCGTCTCACGCGATCTCTGATCAGATTAAGCTGGTCAGCATCAACTTTGATGCCCATATATCTTTCGTTAGCCATCAAAGTTGGGCACAACTGCTAAATGTCCCGCTTCTCTTAGAAGGGGACTCGATTCCGATTCAATCGATTCTGACGGAGATGCTTGGGCATGCACGTGATACGGCGCCGTTCGTCTATCTGCTGCAGCAATCATGCTTGCTTCGGATTCTATATGAACTGCTGCGCAAGGGAATTACCGATGACACTAGCGGGGCATATTCCCAGCTCGATAAAAGGATTCATATGATCATCCATTACCTCCATGCGCATCCGAATCGGATGCCAGAAATGAAGGAGCTTGCTGAGCTCGTACAGCTCAGTGAATCCCATGTTCGCAAATTATTTATAAAGCAAACAGGGCAAGCTCCTCTTCATTTTGTCCATCATATCAAGATTGAACAAGCCAAGAAGCAGCTCGCCTCCACCGTGAAAGCCATCTCTCAAATCTCATACGAGCTTGGCATCGACAATGCGAATTATTTCTCGCGCTTGTTTAAAGCGAAGACAGGCCTGACTCCGCTGCAATATCGGCAGCAATATGGCTTGTGGTTAAATGAGTGA
- a CDS encoding heparinase II/III domain-containing protein: MNHRNLLKALQEAESNHGQLFQEAKQIIHRGHLHTDSAILSTIYNEVTPLVQEFAARPIAALPFTEYDLYRAKGSRIEFEASYFDRRRRLAALVVASLKDGVHTYRSDIENTIWAICDEYTWCLPAHLMNHDAATQGEEYKHIDLFASETAHALSETCFLLRDQLDGQVVRRAEREIMRRVLEPYMSVKRAYWWETCDINWSAVCAGSIGMTAIYTLPDSKMLFPILQRVISSMDCFLEGFSEEGACLEGLGYWYYGFGYYVYFSELLKQRTGGQFDLLQTSEKARKVAQFPQSCFLQGNHIANFSDCSRQNGIQVGIFSRLCEQFADIRIPTLENQPPTVDHCGRFAGAVRNVVWLNEALLGEREGLAQRTDFLPEAQWMVSRSQVGSKLISFAAKGGHNDEPHNHNDLGHFIWVVDGVRWFEDLGAGLYTKQYFGEERYNILCNSSAGHSVPMLNGHHQVEGVHHRAQVLDVERAMAYDRLTLELRGAYEMPALQGLEREFYVDKMQGTLTLTDEFVFNETGVTVTERFVTQHKPVLVRSGEIRLEAHANEQFVRYDGEQWSASIHEAEHFNHEGHTETVYLIDLTATAQATEMRVVVTIGPQ, translated from the coding sequence ATGAATCATCGAAACTTGTTGAAAGCCTTGCAGGAGGCGGAGTCTAATCATGGCCAGCTTTTTCAGGAAGCGAAGCAAATCATCCATCGAGGTCATTTGCATACAGATAGTGCCATCTTATCTACGATTTATAACGAGGTAACACCACTTGTACAGGAATTTGCTGCGAGACCGATTGCAGCCTTACCATTCACAGAATATGACCTTTACCGTGCGAAGGGTTCACGGATTGAATTTGAAGCAAGCTATTTTGATCGTCGCCGCCGTTTGGCCGCATTGGTTGTCGCGTCGTTGAAAGATGGCGTTCACACGTATCGTTCGGACATCGAGAATACAATTTGGGCTATTTGCGATGAGTACACATGGTGTTTACCTGCGCATTTAATGAATCATGATGCAGCCACCCAAGGCGAAGAATATAAACATATTGATTTATTTGCCTCCGAGACCGCGCATGCGCTGAGTGAAACATGTTTCCTGCTCCGGGATCAACTAGATGGACAAGTGGTTCGGAGAGCTGAGCGTGAGATTATGCGGCGAGTGCTTGAACCGTACATGAGTGTGAAGCGGGCATATTGGTGGGAGACTTGCGACATCAATTGGTCTGCGGTATGTGCGGGTAGTATCGGCATGACGGCGATTTACACCCTGCCTGATTCCAAAATGCTTTTCCCCATTCTACAACGTGTTATTAGTTCCATGGATTGCTTTCTGGAAGGCTTCTCAGAGGAAGGCGCTTGTTTGGAAGGCTTGGGGTATTGGTATTATGGCTTTGGGTATTATGTGTATTTCTCAGAATTGCTTAAGCAGCGTACGGGCGGTCAATTCGATTTGCTGCAAACGAGTGAGAAAGCGCGCAAAGTCGCTCAGTTCCCTCAGAGCTGTTTTTTACAAGGCAACCATATTGCCAATTTCTCAGATTGCTCCAGGCAAAATGGCATTCAAGTCGGTATTTTCAGTCGATTGTGCGAGCAGTTTGCCGACATTCGAATACCAACGCTCGAGAATCAACCTCCAACCGTAGATCATTGCGGTCGATTCGCTGGGGCCGTTCGCAATGTCGTCTGGCTGAATGAAGCACTGCTGGGGGAAAGAGAAGGATTGGCGCAACGTACGGATTTCTTGCCAGAAGCACAATGGATGGTCAGCCGTTCGCAGGTCGGGTCGAAGCTCATTAGCTTCGCCGCCAAAGGCGGGCACAATGATGAGCCGCACAATCACAATGATCTCGGCCATTTCATCTGGGTCGTTGATGGGGTCAGGTGGTTTGAGGATTTGGGAGCAGGTTTGTACACGAAGCAATACTTCGGTGAGGAACGCTATAATATTTTATGTAATAGTTCAGCAGGACACAGTGTACCTATGCTGAATGGTCATCATCAAGTTGAGGGCGTACACCATCGGGCGCAAGTGCTCGACGTTGAGCGTGCCATGGCTTACGATCGTCTGACGCTTGAGTTGCGCGGTGCGTACGAGATGCCTGCACTTCAAGGACTGGAGCGAGAGTTTTACGTGGATAAAATGCAAGGGACATTGACGCTCACCGACGAATTCGTATTCAACGAAACAGGTGTAACGGTTACGGAGCGATTCGTTACCCAGCATAAGCCAGTCCTTGTTCGAAGCGGAGAAATTAGGCTCGAAGCGCACGCGAATGAGCAATTTGTGCGCTATGATGGCGAACAATGGAGCGCATCGATCCATGAAGCGGAGCATTTCAACCATGAGGGCCATACAGAAACAGTCTACCTGATCGATTTAACCGCAACTGCGCAAGCAACGGAGATGCGTGTAGTCGTCACGATTGGCCCCCAGTAA
- a CDS encoding quinone oxidoreductase family protein yields MKALIFNQFGGPDVLHYAEIPDPVVGEEQLLVRMKAIGLNFADVYRRKGNYHLAGQPPYILGYEGAGVVESVPAHVTHIQVGDRVAFADVPFANAELVALPLDRAIPLPADISFEQAASVLLQGMTAHYLVNDSYPVKAGDDVLVHAAAGGVGQILIQLCKRKGANVIGLTSSQAKKQAALEAGADAVFLYQDDWVQQTIQWTQGNKGVNVAYDSVGSTLMDSFAAVRIAGTVVFYGMAGGDPAPVDPRMLMDTSKTLTGGDLWNHVTSLDNRIERAQDLFAALRDGSLRMEAIQTFDLKDGARAHQFLESRQSIGKILLIP; encoded by the coding sequence ATGAAAGCTTTAATTTTTAATCAATTCGGTGGTCCAGACGTGCTTCACTATGCAGAGATTCCCGATCCTGTCGTTGGAGAGGAACAGCTTCTTGTCCGCATGAAAGCGATCGGTTTAAATTTTGCTGACGTGTATCGCCGTAAAGGCAATTATCATTTGGCTGGCCAACCGCCGTACATTTTGGGGTATGAAGGGGCTGGTGTCGTGGAGTCAGTGCCTGCGCATGTCACCCATATTCAGGTAGGCGATCGGGTTGCCTTTGCGGATGTGCCGTTTGCTAACGCGGAATTAGTTGCACTTCCCTTGGATCGGGCGATTCCTCTGCCTGCAGACATTTCGTTTGAGCAAGCGGCAAGCGTTCTGCTGCAAGGCATGACGGCGCATTACTTAGTAAATGACAGCTATCCCGTGAAAGCTGGAGATGACGTTCTAGTCCATGCCGCGGCAGGCGGAGTCGGTCAGATTTTGATCCAATTGTGCAAAAGAAAAGGGGCTAACGTCATCGGTTTGACGTCATCCCAGGCCAAAAAACAAGCTGCGCTTGAAGCAGGAGCGGATGCGGTGTTCCTCTATCAAGATGATTGGGTTCAACAAACGATCCAATGGACGCAAGGGAACAAGGGCGTAAATGTAGCCTATGATTCCGTCGGCTCAACCCTGATGGACAGCTTCGCAGCTGTGCGAATCGCAGGTACGGTTGTCTTCTATGGCATGGCAGGCGGCGACCCAGCTCCCGTAGATCCGCGAATGCTGATGGATACGTCCAAAACATTAACAGGCGGCGACCTCTGGAATCATGTCACAAGCCTTGACAATCGGATCGAGCGCGCACAGGATTTGTTCGCAGCTTTGCGAGATGGCAGTCTGCGTATGGAGGCTATTCAAACTTTTGATTTAAAGGACGGCGCGAGAGCGCATCAATTCCTGGAGAGCAGGCAAAGTATTGGTAAAATTTTGTTAATTCCTTAA